A window from Plectropomus leopardus isolate mb chromosome 3, YSFRI_Pleo_2.0, whole genome shotgun sequence encodes these proteins:
- the cers1 gene encoding ceramide synthase 1, with translation MSSHTGDNGPVEVEPMPGYLDLITRAFTVMLGAWRDCSSCGLELSKRTLLDNAYITWTEIALFFLCAFLWTQVRRALTESLFQPLAQWCRLLPKDAAKMPESAWKLVFYTMSWSYSTYLLFFTSYSFFHDPPSVFYNWKSGMSVPADIAIAYLIQGSFYGHSIYATVYMDAWRKDSAVMVVHHIITLALIIFSYAFRYHNVGILVLFLHDINDIQLEFTKLNIYLKSRGGGYHLLNDVLSNMGSVSFSITWFWFRLYWFPLKVLYATCVSSLQSVPNIPFYFFFNALLLALLLMNIYWFLFIVVFVVKVLKVKEVNDVREYEDEDGSKAAAGLLKEPQAANNDDDAGHHNSAEGKHVQNGITKEKHL, from the exons ATGAGCAGTCACACCGGGGACAACGGGCCGGTGGAAGTGGAGCCCATGCCGGGATACTTGGACCTCATCACCAGAGCATTCACCGTAATGCTGGGCGCATGGAGAGACTGTAGTTCATGCGGTCTCGAGCTCTCCAAACGGACTCTCCTGGATAACGCATACATTACCTGGACCGAAATCGCCCTGTTTTTCTTGTGCGCCTTTTTGTGGACGCAGGTCAGGCGGGCACTGACAGAAAGTCTGTTTCAG cctcTAGCACAGTGGTGCAGGCTGCTGCCCAAAGATGCTGCCAAGATGCCGGAGAGCGCGTGGAAGCTGGTCTTCTACACCATGTCGTGGTCATACAGCACCTACCTGCTCTTCTTCACCTCCTACTCCTTTTTCCACGACCCGCCCTCTGTCTTCTACA ACTGGAAGAGTGGTATGTCAGTGCCTGCAGACATCGCCATAGCCTACCTGATCCAGGGCAGCTTCTATGGCCACTCCATCTATGCTACGGTCTACATGGACGCATGGAGGAAGGACTCTGCTGTCATGGTGGTGCACCATATCATCACGCTGGCACTCATCATCTTCTCCTATGCCTTCAG ATACCACAACGTAGGGATCCTGGTGTTGTTCCTCCACGACATCAATGACATCCAGCTGGAGTTCACCAAGCTCAACATCTACCTGAAGTCCAGAGGAGGAGGCTATCACCTGCTCAATGACGTGCTGTCCAACATGGGCTCCGTCAGCTTCAGCATCACCTG GTTCTGGTTCCGTCTCTACTGGTTCCCTCTCAAAGTGCTGTACGCCACATGTGTGTCCAGCCTCCAGTCTGTCCCCAACATCCCCTTCTACTTCTTCTTCAACGCTCTCCTCCTGGCGCTGCTGCTCATGAACATCTACTGGTTCTTG TTCATTGTGGTTTTCGTAGTGAAGGTGCTAAAGGTAAAGGAGGTGAATGATGTCAGGGAGTACGAGGACGAAGACGGCAGCAAGGCGGCAGCCGGCCTGCTTAAAGAACCTCAGGCAGCAAACAACGATGATGATGCTGGACATCATAACTCTGCCGAGGG